The Kitasatospora sp. NBC_00374 genome has a segment encoding these proteins:
- a CDS encoding NACHT domain-containing NTPase, producing the protein MIIFDMGSTRGKDRYRRAAGVVAAVVCVTGGVWALVKLGTAELSTSEQVGVLGLLLGLVPIGAGAVRLLKPVGEVDVEGAAASLAGAVEASELAQRLQLLGGDDHPIDVGFSFRSAPSRVAEHAGAAGSLSEITDYYRQLRPRRLVITGAPGAGKTVLALELMLGLLEGRGPHDPVPVRLALASWDTTVTLEEWLTGELVDIYRLSRGTARALVEQRRVLPVLDGLDEMDAVGAPRGSSRAAAALAALNAYQAGRSKAPMVLTCRTAQYEALAGRARLLDSARVEVETVTPRQAHAFLATRVWDPQLWGPVLDTLDRDPNGAVAQTLSTPWVLTLAIIVYEADGDPAGLLDLAEPHDIRQYLLDRFVPAATDLHVRAGNTAYEPGDVERWLTVLADYLNDNARTGRTVGGQRLSAADLVLHRLWPITAGRVRTLDTVMCAATGLVLLVWLGAATFETTEIVAGTVLALLVGSWIVVASRITWPTPKGIDLRRLRTRAGRRATTVPLAVALSVALVCSLALALLAAYPADYPLPGYPLMDALANVLTVALPMGLIGGLAFGLRTNLETSAPRGAVDGPRDLVRADARAGLTVGLGAGLAAELAQLAQAGLTDGGLSLQNAFGGIDVLVVTLAFVCLAGLLIWAGAWRRYVATLLCTRGRLPWQLGRFLDWAYGAGLVRVSGTAYQFRHRELQDHLAGRVRTSRHAPAVT; encoded by the coding sequence GTGATCATCTTTGACATGGGCTCCACAAGAGGGAAGGACCGGTACCGGCGAGCGGCAGGCGTGGTTGCGGCCGTGGTGTGTGTGACGGGGGGCGTCTGGGCACTGGTGAAGCTGGGCACTGCGGAGCTGAGTACGTCCGAGCAAGTCGGGGTGTTGGGCCTCCTGCTGGGTCTGGTGCCGATCGGGGCCGGGGCGGTGCGGCTCCTCAAGCCCGTGGGCGAAGTCGATGTAGAAGGAGCCGCTGCCAGCCTGGCCGGGGCCGTGGAAGCCAGCGAGCTGGCGCAGCGCCTGCAGCTGCTCGGCGGGGACGATCATCCGATCGACGTCGGCTTCTCCTTCCGCAGTGCTCCTTCGCGTGTTGCCGAGCACGCCGGAGCGGCTGGGAGTCTGAGTGAGATCACCGACTACTACCGGCAGCTGCGGCCCCGGCGCCTGGTGATCACCGGTGCGCCCGGGGCAGGCAAGACCGTGCTGGCACTCGAGCTGATGCTTGGTCTGCTCGAGGGCCGCGGGCCCCATGACCCGGTGCCGGTGCGCCTTGCCCTGGCCAGTTGGGATACCACTGTGACGCTGGAGGAGTGGCTGACCGGCGAACTGGTCGACATCTACCGGCTCAGCCGTGGAACCGCTCGGGCGCTGGTCGAGCAGCGGCGGGTGCTGCCGGTTCTGGACGGTCTGGACGAGATGGACGCCGTCGGCGCCCCTCGCGGATCCTCGCGAGCAGCTGCGGCGCTGGCGGCCCTGAACGCGTACCAGGCCGGTCGCAGCAAGGCGCCGATGGTGTTGACCTGCCGCACGGCGCAGTACGAGGCGCTGGCCGGGAGGGCCCGGCTGCTGGACTCGGCCCGCGTGGAGGTCGAAACCGTCACTCCCCGGCAGGCTCATGCCTTCCTGGCAACCCGAGTGTGGGATCCACAGCTGTGGGGCCCAGTGCTGGACACCCTCGACCGTGATCCCAACGGCGCGGTGGCCCAGACGCTCTCCACCCCGTGGGTGCTGACGCTGGCCATCATCGTGTACGAGGCTGACGGCGACCCCGCCGGGTTACTCGACCTGGCTGAGCCGCATGACATTCGGCAGTACCTGCTCGACCGATTCGTACCGGCCGCGACTGACCTGCACGTGCGCGCGGGGAACACCGCCTACGAACCCGGGGACGTCGAACGCTGGCTGACCGTCCTGGCCGACTACCTGAACGACAACGCCCGCACCGGCCGCACCGTGGGCGGACAACGGCTCTCCGCCGCCGACTTGGTACTGCATCGGCTCTGGCCGATCACGGCTGGCCGAGTCAGAACTCTGGACACGGTCATGTGCGCGGCAACCGGGCTCGTGCTCCTGGTCTGGCTCGGCGCCGCCACCTTCGAGACGACGGAGATCGTCGCAGGCACCGTCCTGGCGCTGCTCGTAGGGTCCTGGATCGTCGTGGCCAGCAGGATCACCTGGCCCACCCCGAAGGGCATCGATCTACGGAGGCTGCGCACTCGTGCCGGGCGTCGTGCAACCACCGTTCCTCTCGCGGTCGCACTCTCGGTAGCGCTCGTATGCTCGCTGGCATTGGCCCTTCTCGCGGCTTACCCTGCGGACTACCCGCTGCCTGGCTACCCGCTGATGGATGCGCTGGCGAACGTGCTCACTGTGGCTCTCCCGATGGGGCTCATCGGCGGGCTTGCGTTCGGACTCAGAACCAATCTGGAGACAAGTGCGCCGCGCGGCGCAGTTGATGGCCCGAGGGACCTGGTCCGTGCCGACGCCCGGGCAGGGCTCACGGTCGGGCTCGGCGCCGGGCTTGCGGCAGAGCTCGCGCAGCTGGCCCAGGCCGGGTTGACGGACGGGGGCCTTTCGCTGCAGAACGCATTCGGGGGTATCGACGTTCTTGTCGTAACCCTGGCATTCGTGTGTCTCGCAGGCCTGCTGATCTGGGCCGGCGCGTGGCGCCGGTACGTGGCGACGCTGCTGTGCACACGAGGCCGCCTGCCATGGCAGCTCGGCCGTTTCCTCGACTGGGCATACGGTGCCGGCCTTGTCCGGGTGTCCGGGACGGCATATCAGTTCCGACATCGAGAGCTGCAGGACCACCTGGCCGGCAGAGTCAGGACGTCGCGACATGCGCCTGCGGTGACTTGA
- a CDS encoding lanthionine synthetase C family protein, whose amino-acid sequence MTRRELADATSTFGARSSFGSPTADGRDPEPRPWRSVLDGDRRAAALAAADTAAERCVDRARICEALAGAARQTRLPRTIDWLSPGVARGDAGIALLCAYIDQCRPGQGWDETGHHFLVTGLEGIGQNAARIGSGLYSGLGGTAFAVAALSRDGTRYRRALGALDDELVPRAQLMAARLAEGRHGRPVSDFDLVSGASGLAAGLLPRDPHGSLADLLGALVHLASPNGATPHWATPEDQLGDPATRPIYPYGNLNCGLAHGIPGPLAILALALRAGREAPGQAAAVRYLADWLTAHRLDDAWGVNWPSAIPLPAAPGRPPPPDPGPARSSWCYGSPGIARALWHAGEALDDGQLRDFAVEAVTRVLQRPDAARQLASPTFCHGVAGLLQVVLRFAHDTGLPQFTAGAEQLVDQLLDHFDPDRPLGYAAVEPAGNRVDSPGLLDGAPGVVMVLLAAATDTEPTWDRFFLLS is encoded by the coding sequence ATGACGCGACGCGAACTCGCCGACGCGACAAGCACTTTCGGCGCGAGAAGCAGTTTCGGGTCGCCGACGGCCGACGGGCGAGACCCGGAGCCGCGCCCGTGGCGCAGCGTGCTCGACGGCGACCGGCGGGCGGCCGCGCTCGCCGCCGCCGATACCGCCGCCGAGCGCTGCGTGGATCGCGCCCGCATCTGCGAGGCGCTGGCCGGTGCCGCCCGTCAGACCCGCCTCCCCCGGACGATCGACTGGCTCTCCCCCGGGGTGGCCAGGGGAGACGCCGGAATCGCGCTGCTCTGCGCGTACATCGACCAGTGTCGGCCCGGACAGGGGTGGGACGAGACCGGCCACCACTTCCTCGTCACCGGGCTCGAAGGCATCGGGCAGAATGCCGCGCGGATCGGCTCCGGCCTCTACAGCGGGCTCGGCGGCACGGCGTTCGCCGTCGCCGCGCTCAGCCGCGACGGCACGCGCTACCGCCGTGCGCTCGGCGCCCTCGACGACGAACTGGTGCCCCGCGCACAGCTCATGGCCGCGCGGCTCGCCGAGGGCCGCCACGGTCGGCCGGTGAGCGACTTCGACCTGGTCTCCGGGGCGAGCGGACTGGCCGCCGGCCTGCTGCCGCGCGATCCGCACGGCTCGCTCGCAGACCTGCTCGGCGCGCTGGTCCACCTGGCCTCGCCGAACGGCGCGACGCCGCACTGGGCCACGCCGGAGGACCAGCTCGGTGACCCCGCGACGCGGCCCATCTACCCGTACGGCAACCTCAACTGCGGGCTGGCGCACGGGATTCCCGGGCCCCTGGCGATCCTCGCCCTCGCCCTGCGGGCCGGCCGTGAGGCACCCGGCCAGGCGGCGGCGGTCCGCTACCTGGCCGACTGGCTGACCGCGCACCGCCTCGACGACGCGTGGGGCGTCAACTGGCCGTCGGCCATCCCGCTGCCAGCGGCGCCCGGACGACCCCCGCCGCCGGACCCCGGCCCGGCGCGCAGCTCCTGGTGCTACGGCAGCCCCGGGATCGCGCGGGCACTCTGGCACGCCGGCGAGGCCCTGGACGACGGACAGCTGCGCGACTTCGCCGTCGAGGCCGTCACCCGCGTGCTGCAGCGGCCCGACGCCGCCCGCCAGCTCGCCTCGCCCACGTTCTGCCACGGCGTCGCCGGACTGCTCCAGGTGGTACTGCGCTTCGCCCACGACACCGGCCTGCCACAGTTCACCGCCGGGGCCGAGCAGTTGGTCGACCAGCTGCTCGATCACTTCGATCCCGACCGTCCGCTCGGGTACGCCGCGGTGGAACCGGCCGGCAACCGGGTGGACTCGCCCGGCCTGCTCGACGGAGCCCCCGGCGTCGTCATGGTCCTGCTGGCCGCCGCAACCGACACCGAGCCCACCTGGGACCGGTTCTTCCTGCTGTCATGA
- a CDS encoding lantibiotic dehydratase, with translation MTVNDPEHRRRAQPIYRPLGWAVVRAPLLPVDALATAGAATGGDTLMPDAPQVRLAVEVASRDLAAALHRTRPDDPEARRVRRKLTRYLIRMCTRPTPFGVFAGVGLARWSDHTDLALGPYPPRTRTRPDMAWLLGLIHRLEEEPEIRAGLRLVTNAAVVLRGEHALLRDAEADGAADTVSVRLTPAVRQVLETARHPVAADDLAAGLAGLAGATPDKAARLVERLRAQGFLQTDLRPPLTNGDPATHVRERLAAVPGARELAAGLDHLSRDLARWDALPLDARVRPWADLLERADGLHPAAPGDPVLQTDLALPLAGRGLHAEVAAEAARAAELLLRLSPLPAGPPRLESYRRAFLSRYGAERRVPLLDLLDPDVGLGPPTDSSAHQRSTPQPPQRNRLLLGLALAANREHRQSVDLTDEQIEALTVSRPDPAACPLSLELALFLTAASPAALDAGEFRLVVGPNLGAPAAGRHLGRFADLLGPEARTALDEIARAEQEASPDTLFAEVVYLPHRARSANVAIRPAVRTHEIVLGTGPGVPHRDAIPLRELVVGLHEGRFSVEWPAADARITGVQGHMLNSMGAPAPVRFLLDAAADGRCQPSLFSWGPANGFPFLPRVQYGRTVLALAQWRLDAADLPTGAGEEFAAALSAWRQRWAVPHLVYLCVGDNRLLLDLADPDQVEVAREELRALRGTQALQLQEALPQPQDAWLPGPDGRHVCELVVPLVRARAAAVDPAGLDGHPAGHAHAAADTVAAGTRFRPPGSDWLYLKLYGSPWQQDELIAGPLRTFAEFATAAGLADNWFFIRYSDTDSHLRIRFHGERSALLGPLMDQACRWAEDLLATGAATRLAFDTYEREVERYGGNDGVRAAEEVFGADSTSVAWLLQAGEEEEIPLDRTALAVSSVDDLLDTLGLSEPERLAFLRGAAETTREGGDEYRRRGNDLRLALAGPDRPDTEVLRLLLAQRRTALAPAAALLAALRQDGRLRRSHGALCRSYVHMHLNRLGLGPAGDGEGLVLELLRRTREGLAKAPVT, from the coding sequence ATGACGGTCAACGACCCTGAGCACCGCCGCCGCGCGCAGCCGATCTACCGGCCGCTGGGCTGGGCGGTGGTGCGGGCACCGCTGCTCCCGGTGGACGCGCTCGCCACCGCCGGCGCGGCCACCGGCGGCGACACCCTGATGCCCGACGCGCCGCAGGTCCGCCTCGCCGTCGAGGTGGCCAGCCGTGACCTCGCCGCAGCCCTGCACCGCACCCGCCCCGACGACCCGGAAGCTCGGCGGGTGCGCCGCAAACTGACGCGCTACCTGATCCGCATGTGCACCCGGCCGACGCCCTTCGGTGTCTTCGCCGGCGTCGGCCTGGCCCGCTGGAGCGACCACACTGATCTGGCGCTCGGGCCGTACCCGCCGCGCACCCGCACCCGGCCGGACATGGCGTGGCTGCTCGGGCTCATCCACCGTCTGGAGGAGGAGCCGGAGATCCGCGCCGGCCTGCGGCTGGTCACCAACGCGGCGGTCGTCCTGCGCGGCGAGCACGCCCTGCTCCGCGACGCCGAAGCCGACGGCGCGGCGGACACCGTCTCGGTCCGGCTGACCCCGGCCGTACGGCAGGTGCTGGAGACGGCGCGACACCCGGTCGCGGCGGACGACCTGGCGGCCGGGCTCGCCGGGCTGGCGGGCGCGACCCCCGACAAGGCGGCCAGGCTGGTCGAACGGCTGCGGGCCCAGGGCTTCCTCCAGACCGATCTCCGACCGCCCCTCACCAACGGCGACCCCGCCACCCACGTCCGCGAGCGGCTGGCCGCCGTCCCCGGTGCGCGGGAGCTGGCCGCCGGGCTCGACCACCTGTCCCGGGACCTCGCCCGGTGGGACGCCCTCCCGCTCGACGCACGGGTCCGACCCTGGGCTGACCTGCTGGAACGCGCCGACGGGCTGCACCCGGCGGCGCCCGGAGACCCCGTCCTCCAGACCGACCTGGCCCTTCCCCTGGCCGGCCGGGGCCTGCACGCCGAGGTGGCGGCGGAGGCGGCCCGCGCCGCCGAGCTGCTGCTCCGGCTGAGTCCCCTCCCGGCCGGCCCGCCCCGCCTGGAGTCCTACCGGCGGGCGTTCCTGAGCCGTTACGGGGCGGAGCGCCGGGTTCCCCTGTTGGACCTGCTAGACCCGGACGTGGGGCTCGGACCCCCGACCGACTCGTCGGCCCACCAGCGCTCGACCCCGCAGCCGCCGCAGCGCAACCGGCTGCTGCTCGGCCTCGCCCTCGCCGCCAACCGGGAGCACCGCCAGAGCGTCGACCTGACCGACGAGCAGATCGAGGCACTCACCGTGTCCCGGCCCGATCCGGCCGCCTGCCCGCTCTCACTGGAGCTCGCGCTGTTCCTCACCGCCGCTTCGCCCGCCGCCCTGGACGCGGGTGAGTTCCGGCTGGTCGTCGGCCCCAACCTCGGCGCCCCGGCCGCCGGCCGTCACCTCGGCCGGTTCGCCGACCTGCTCGGCCCGGAGGCCCGTACCGCCCTCGACGAGATCGCCCGGGCCGAGCAGGAGGCCAGCCCCGACACGCTGTTCGCCGAGGTCGTCTACCTGCCGCACCGGGCGCGCTCCGCCAACGTCGCGATCCGGCCGGCGGTCCGGACCCACGAGATCGTGCTCGGCACCGGGCCCGGGGTGCCGCACCGGGACGCCATCCCGCTGCGCGAGCTGGTCGTGGGCCTGCACGAGGGCCGGTTCAGCGTCGAGTGGCCCGCCGCCGACGCCCGGATCACCGGGGTGCAGGGCCACATGCTCAACAGCATGGGCGCACCCGCCCCGGTCCGCTTCCTGCTGGACGCCGCCGCCGACGGGCGCTGCCAGCCCTCGCTGTTCTCCTGGGGCCCGGCGAACGGCTTCCCGTTCCTGCCCCGGGTCCAGTACGGCCGCACCGTGCTCGCCCTCGCGCAGTGGCGGCTCGACGCGGCCGACCTGCCCACCGGCGCGGGCGAGGAGTTCGCGGCCGCGCTGTCGGCCTGGCGGCAGCGGTGGGCCGTCCCGCATCTGGTCTACCTGTGCGTCGGCGACAACCGCCTGCTGCTCGACCTCGCCGACCCCGACCAGGTCGAGGTGGCGCGCGAGGAACTGCGGGCCCTGCGCGGCACGCAGGCGCTGCAGCTCCAGGAGGCGTTGCCGCAGCCGCAGGACGCCTGGCTGCCCGGGCCGGACGGCCGCCACGTCTGCGAGCTCGTCGTTCCGCTGGTGCGCGCGCGGGCCGCGGCCGTGGACCCGGCAGGGCTCGACGGGCACCCGGCCGGTCACGCGCACGCGGCCGCCGACACCGTGGCGGCGGGCACCCGGTTCCGGCCGCCCGGAAGTGACTGGCTGTACCTCAAGCTCTACGGCAGCCCCTGGCAGCAGGACGAGCTGATCGCGGGACCGCTGCGCACCTTCGCCGAGTTCGCCACCGCCGCCGGACTGGCCGACAACTGGTTCTTCATCCGCTACTCGGACACGGACAGCCACCTGCGGATCCGCTTCCACGGCGAGCGGTCCGCCCTGCTCGGCCCGCTGATGGACCAGGCCTGCCGCTGGGCGGAAGACCTGCTGGCGACCGGGGCCGCCACCAGGCTCGCCTTCGACACCTACGAGCGGGAGGTCGAACGCTACGGCGGCAACGACGGGGTACGGGCGGCCGAGGAGGTCTTCGGCGCGGACAGCACCTCGGTCGCCTGGCTGCTCCAGGCGGGCGAGGAGGAGGAAATCCCGCTCGACCGCACGGCGTTGGCGGTGAGCAGCGTCGACGACCTGCTCGACACCCTGGGCCTGTCCGAGCCGGAACGGCTGGCGTTCCTGCGCGGCGCCGCCGAGACCACACGCGAGGGCGGCGACGAGTACCGCCGCCGCGGCAACGACCTGCGCCTGGCCCTCGCCGGTCCGGACCGGCCCGACACCGAGGTCCTGCGCCTGCTGCTGGCCCAGCGCCGCACCGCCCTCGCCCCTGCGGCCGCCCTGCTCGCCGCACTGCGCCAGGACGGCAGGCTCCGGCGCAGCCACGGCGCGCTGTGCCGCAGCTACGTCCACATGCACCTCAACCGGCTCGGCCTGGGCCCGGCGGGCGACGGCGAAGGGCTGGTCCTCGAACTGCTGCGCCGCACCCGCGAGGGCCTGGCCAAAGCACCCGTCACTTGA
- a CDS encoding MATE family efflux transporter produces the protein MAWAVGLVLAVTVANTALFVRALPAARHTTHPHGVPRRHMAAYAAADYIGQLGQVAVSKSLPLLILAHLGAEQTAYYSLAYLITDTLYQAAYSMGQSLTVEGAAEPDKLAEHARHMLRHTTILIAPATAVTVAAAPWILQLFGTDYAEHGTTVMRLMALSALPNILFGTAVHVARVRRSLLLLAGLQLAFAGLLLVLVLVLMPGTGSPASARPGSPPAAPSRSVWPPPSTAGCPQVRRGAEPGQEPTGTTVPQAGTRRRSN, from the coding sequence GTGGCCTGGGCGGTAGGCCTCGTACTCGCCGTCACCGTGGCGAACACGGCGCTGTTCGTCCGGGCCCTGCCCGCCGCCCGGCACACCACCCACCCCCACGGCGTACCGCGCCGGCACATGGCGGCCTACGCCGCAGCCGACTACATCGGCCAACTCGGCCAAGTCGCCGTCTCCAAATCCCTGCCCCTGCTCATCCTCGCCCACCTCGGAGCCGAACAGACCGCCTACTACTCCCTCGCCTACCTCATCACCGACACCCTCTACCAAGCCGCCTACAGCATGGGCCAGTCCCTCACCGTCGAAGGCGCCGCCGAACCCGACAAACTCGCCGAACACGCCCGCCACATGCTCCGCCACACCACCATCCTCATCGCCCCCGCCACCGCCGTCACCGTCGCCGCCGCACCCTGGATCCTCCAACTGTTCGGCACCGACTACGCCGAACACGGCACCACCGTCATGCGCCTCATGGCACTGTCCGCCCTGCCCAACATCCTCTTCGGCACCGCCGTCCACGTCGCCCGCGTCCGCCGCTCCCTGCTGCTCCTGGCCGGGCTGCAGCTCGCCTTCGCCGGCCTGCTCCTGGTCCTCGTCCTCGTGCTCATGCCCGGTACGGGCTCACCGGCGTCGGCGCGGCCTGGCTCGCCACCAGCTGCACCATCGCGCTCGGTCTGGCCGCCACCTTCCACCGCTGGCTGCCCACAAGTCCGCCGCGGCGCTGAGCCCGGCCAAGAGCCGACCGGGACCACCGTGCCGCAGGCGGGCACGCGGAGGAGAAGCAACTGA
- the mscL gene encoding large conductance mechanosensitive channel protein MscL — protein sequence MLHGFKKFIMRGNVIDLAVAFVMGAAFVAVVNSLVSDLLTPLIAAIFGNQDFSALTFTINGSVFRYGAFINALISFVLIAAALYFFVVAPLNTLADRRRRKAGLPILDEPPTELELLTQMRDLLREAQRR from the coding sequence GTGCTGCACGGGTTCAAGAAGTTCATCATGCGCGGGAACGTGATCGACCTGGCCGTCGCCTTCGTGATGGGCGCCGCATTCGTCGCGGTGGTGAACAGCCTGGTGAGCGACCTGCTGACCCCCCTGATCGCGGCCATCTTCGGCAACCAGGACTTCTCGGCGCTCACCTTCACGATCAACGGCAGCGTCTTCCGCTACGGCGCGTTCATCAACGCGCTGATCTCGTTCGTGTTGATCGCCGCCGCGCTGTACTTCTTCGTCGTCGCACCGCTCAACACCCTCGCCGATCGCCGCCGCCGCAAGGCCGGTCTCCCAATCCTGGACGAGCCGCCGACCGAGCTCGAGCTGCTGACCCAGATGCGGGACCTGCTGCGCGAAGCGCAGCGTCGCTGA
- a CDS encoding S8 family peptidase codes for MSDGLWRFRRRDVLVPQLSGPRGSRSPQNRWLPTGNGRRPSRRFDRARSRQVAINTQTGAPWGIARISYRPKPTSVTFERYVYDERAGEGVDIYVLDTGVHTAHLGFGGRARQGVNVTGGGNDDTVGHGTHLAGTAAGSKYGVAKNASVIAVKVTDNMLANPGNIAEGLAWTTEQAQSSGRPSIALIGSCQSRNLALDEQVNDAARQGLFVVVPAGDDNKDALNYSPSGASGAFTVGASNIRDERAFWSNHGPGIDVFAPGFNIPSAFIGGPNTANIMSGTAQAAAHIAGLAAYLLSTTDGLTTTTVRDAITQLATRDLLTAVPTPTSNLLAFNNATP; via the coding sequence GTGTCGGACGGTCTCTGGCGTTTTCGTCGTCGCGATGTGCTGGTTCCGCAGCTGAGTGGCCCTCGGGGCAGTCGCAGTCCGCAGAACCGGTGGCTGCCGACGGGCAATGGGCGCCGGCCGTCCCGCCGTTTCGATCGAGCCAGGAGCAGACAGGTGGCCATCAACACCCAGACAGGCGCGCCGTGGGGGATCGCCCGGATCTCCTACCGTCCGAAGCCGACATCCGTCACGTTCGAAAGGTACGTGTACGACGAGCGGGCCGGCGAAGGGGTGGACATCTACGTCCTGGACACCGGCGTCCACACCGCCCACCTCGGGTTCGGAGGGCGTGCCCGGCAGGGCGTCAACGTGACGGGCGGCGGAAACGACGACACCGTCGGGCACGGAACCCACCTGGCCGGCACGGCCGCCGGCTCGAAGTACGGTGTCGCGAAGAACGCGTCGGTCATCGCCGTGAAGGTGACGGACAACATGCTCGCGAACCCCGGGAACATCGCCGAGGGCCTGGCCTGGACGACGGAACAGGCCCAGTCGTCCGGACGACCGTCCATCGCCCTGATCGGTTCCTGCCAGTCGCGAAACCTCGCACTCGACGAACAAGTCAATGACGCCGCCCGCCAAGGGCTCTTCGTCGTCGTGCCGGCCGGCGACGATAACAAGGACGCCCTCAACTACTCGCCATCCGGCGCCTCCGGGGCCTTCACCGTGGGCGCCTCCAACATCCGAGACGAGCGCGCCTTCTGGTCCAACCACGGGCCGGGCATCGACGTCTTCGCCCCCGGATTCAACATCCCCTCCGCCTTCATCGGCGGCCCGAACACTGCCAACATCATGTCCGGCACGGCGCAGGCAGCCGCCCACATCGCCGGCCTGGCCGCCTATCTACTGTCGACGACTGACGGACTGACCACCACCACCGTCCGAGACGCCATCACGCAACTGGCCACACGTGACCTGCTGACTGCCGTCCCGACGCCAACCAGCAACCTCCTGGCGTTCAACAACGCCACGCCCTGA
- a CDS encoding peroxiredoxin-like family protein: MPRLQIGITAPDLTLTDVTGASVPLPYPDGLVHLQFRRFAGCPVCNLHLRRFAVRHGELRAARVLEVAVFHSPASELAPYVDGLPFPLVADPGQAIYRAYGVERGARALLDPRVWPTIVRAAARSLVAVLRGRERLPAARPLGGRYGLPADFLVSADGRVLAAHYGAHAADHWSVEQVLALAAGHRTAPVGEPAIDG, from the coding sequence GTGCCTCGCCTTCAGATCGGCATCACCGCCCCGGACCTCACCCTGACCGACGTGACCGGCGCGTCCGTACCGCTTCCGTACCCCGACGGGCTCGTCCACCTGCAGTTCCGCCGGTTCGCCGGCTGCCCCGTCTGCAACCTCCACCTCCGCAGGTTCGCCGTGCGACACGGGGAGCTGCGCGCCGCCAGGGTGCTGGAGGTGGCCGTCTTCCACTCCCCCGCCTCCGAGCTGGCGCCGTACGTCGACGGCCTGCCGTTCCCGCTCGTCGCCGACCCCGGACAGGCCATCTACCGCGCCTACGGCGTCGAACGCGGCGCCCGCGCCCTCCTGGACCCGCGGGTCTGGCCCACGATCGTCCGGGCAGCGGCCCGAAGCCTCGTCGCCGTCCTCCGCGGCCGCGAACGACTCCCGGCGGCCCGCCCCCTCGGCGGACGCTACGGCCTCCCCGCCGACTTCCTGGTCTCGGCCGACGGCCGGGTCCTAGCCGCGCACTACGGCGCCCACGCCGCGGACCACTGGTCCGTGGAGCAGGTCCTCGCGCTCGCCGCAGGACACCGTACGGCGCCGGTCGGCGAGCCGGCGATCGACGGCTGA
- a CDS encoding TetR/AcrR family transcriptional regulator, with amino-acid sequence MPRPRSLTTQAIAAAAITVIDRDGLAALSMRTVADELDRRTMALYRYVEDREELECLVVELALGTVLDRARAAPEATPPRERLLALMGLMREAVGAHPGVLPLAVRHHAGCLPALRWAEHVLEALRRAGFDGAGSRSALRTLTSYVIGALETEHRSGPHTDMASRTALPAPDAFPLLAAALTGQQPDPGHEFLAGAEVVLRGLGID; translated from the coding sequence GTGCCACGACCACGCTCCCTGACAACACAGGCGATCGCCGCCGCCGCGATCACGGTGATCGACCGTGACGGCCTGGCGGCCCTGTCCATGCGCACCGTCGCCGACGAGCTCGACCGCCGGACCATGGCGCTCTACCGCTACGTGGAGGACCGCGAGGAACTCGAGTGCCTCGTGGTGGAACTCGCCCTCGGGACCGTCCTGGACCGCGCCCGGGCGGCCCCGGAGGCGACCCCGCCGCGCGAGCGGCTGCTGGCGCTCATGGGGCTGATGCGCGAGGCGGTGGGCGCCCATCCCGGTGTCCTCCCGCTGGCCGTCCGCCACCACGCGGGCTGCCTGCCGGCCCTCCGCTGGGCGGAGCACGTCCTGGAAGCCCTCCGGCGGGCGGGGTTCGACGGCGCCGGGAGCCGGAGTGCGCTTCGGACCCTGACGTCCTACGTGATCGGTGCCCTGGAGACCGAGCACCGGAGCGGCCCGCACACCGACATGGCCAGTCGCACGGCACTGCCGGCCCCCGACGCCTTCCCCCTGCTGGCAGCCGCGCTCACCGGGCAGCAGCCCGACCCCGGACACGAGTTCCTCGCCGGTGCGGAGGTGGTGCTCCGCGGTCTGGGCATCGATTGA